One stretch of Variovorax sp. 54 DNA includes these proteins:
- a CDS encoding GNAT family N-acetyltransferase, with amino-acid sequence MLPRIHPARSQRRTKGKTGDPRTMHRPAAASDFDTVFDLYMHEKVVPYLGYDPMPRDDFRAIFQELLDSRGFFIFEVDGQVAGFYRVTRYPGRAQHVASLGTLAVDPTLHGRGIARTMVTDVLARLKAEGVRRVELMAESDNATALRFYARLGFVQEGTLRQFYRRANDADFIDEHLMALLFD; translated from the coding sequence ATGCTCCCGCGCATTCACCCCGCCAGATCACAGAGAAGAACAAAAGGGAAGACAGGAGACCCACGCACCATGCACCGCCCCGCCGCTGCTTCAGATTTCGACACCGTCTTCGATCTCTACATGCATGAGAAAGTCGTGCCCTACCTGGGCTACGACCCGATGCCGCGCGACGACTTTCGCGCGATCTTCCAGGAGCTGCTCGACAGCCGCGGCTTCTTCATCTTCGAGGTCGATGGCCAGGTCGCCGGCTTCTACCGCGTCACACGCTACCCGGGCCGCGCACAGCATGTGGCGAGCCTGGGCACGCTCGCGGTCGATCCGACTCTGCATGGCCGCGGCATCGCGCGGACCATGGTGACCGACGTGCTCGCGCGGCTGAAGGCCGAAGGCGTTCGCCGCGTCGAGCTGATGGCCGAGAGCGACAACGCCACGGCCCTTCGTTTCTATGCCCGGCTGGGCTTCGTGCAGGAAGGCACGCTGCGCCAGTTCTACCGCCGGGCCAATGACGCGGACTTCATCGACGAGCACCTGATGGCGCTGCTGTTCGACTGA
- the creB gene encoding two-component system response regulator CreB, translating into MSFKPRILIAEDESGIADTLQYVLSSDGFQPVWCATAEEAIAQFAQERPALAILDIGLPDLNGFELFKRLQALNQSMGGPEVPMVFLTARSDEIDRVVGLELGADDYIAKPFSPRELVARVRTILRRSARNGAGSPPAAAAPIHGVPHQNAPAPLPAAPQTPATPFSLDSERMQIRYYGRLLELSRYEYGLLKLMVQRPGRVFTRDELLQLVWDDASDSFDRTVDAHIKTLRAKLKTIAPEVEPIRTLRGTGYALHEDLPASRA; encoded by the coding sequence ATGAGCTTCAAACCCCGGATCCTGATTGCCGAAGACGAATCGGGCATCGCCGACACGCTCCAGTACGTTTTGAGCAGCGACGGCTTCCAGCCGGTCTGGTGCGCCACGGCCGAAGAAGCCATCGCGCAGTTCGCGCAGGAACGCCCTGCGCTCGCCATCCTCGACATCGGATTGCCCGACCTGAACGGCTTCGAGCTCTTCAAACGCCTCCAGGCGCTGAATCAGTCGATGGGTGGCCCGGAGGTACCGATGGTGTTTTTGACGGCCCGCAGCGACGAAATAGACCGCGTGGTGGGCCTCGAACTCGGTGCAGACGACTACATTGCCAAGCCGTTCTCCCCGCGGGAGCTGGTCGCCCGGGTCCGAACCATCCTGCGGCGCAGTGCCAGAAACGGCGCAGGAAGCCCGCCAGCCGCCGCAGCGCCGATTCATGGGGTACCCCATCAAAACGCGCCGGCGCCGCTTCCAGCGGCGCCACAGACCCCCGCAACGCCCTTTTCGCTCGACAGCGAGCGCATGCAAATCCGCTACTACGGACGGCTGCTGGAACTCTCGCGCTACGAATACGGCCTGCTGAAACTCATGGTCCAGCGCCCGGGGCGCGTGTTCACGCGCGACGAACTGCTCCAGCTCGTCTGGGACGACGCCAGCGACAGCTTCGACCGCACGGTCGACGCGCACATCAAGACGCTGCGCGCCAAGCTCAAGACCATCGCGCCCGAGGTCGAGCCGATCCGCACCCTGCGCGGCACCGGCTACGCGCTGCACGAAGATCTGCCTGCCAGCAGGGCATGA
- a CDS encoding tetratricopeptide repeat-containing glycosyltransferase: MPRICLNMIVKNEAPVIARCLASVKPWIDHWVIVDTGSTDGTQDLVREFMSDLPGELHERPWVDFASNRNEALELARAHGDLLLFIDADETLVVPEGFAWPPMEGDGYQLQCDSDGLHFFRNTLVATHLPWRWEGVLHEHLSCDAPHTWAHLMAPSIEVSRDGARARSVDTCLRDIEVLERALHDEPDHTRYRFYLAQSCRDAGLLAEGRAHYTTRATMGGWDEEVWFSLFQVAALDERLGADAAQVREGYLKAYQMRPTRAEPLCALARFHRLRDELALAHLYAQQAAAIACPSDALYVDAAVYAWRALDELVVSAYYANAPDQGREALRRLLAEQKFPDSEQARIEGNRTSYGL, translated from the coding sequence ATGCCGCGCATCTGCCTCAACATGATCGTCAAGAACGAAGCGCCTGTGATTGCGCGCTGCCTGGCTTCGGTGAAGCCATGGATCGACCACTGGGTGATCGTCGACACCGGCTCGACCGATGGCACGCAAGACCTGGTCCGCGAGTTCATGAGCGACCTGCCCGGCGAGTTGCACGAACGGCCTTGGGTCGACTTCGCGTCCAACCGCAACGAGGCGCTCGAGCTGGCGCGCGCGCACGGCGATCTGCTGCTGTTCATCGATGCCGACGAAACACTGGTGGTGCCCGAAGGCTTCGCCTGGCCGCCGATGGAGGGCGATGGCTACCAGCTGCAGTGCGACAGCGATGGCTTGCATTTTTTCCGCAACACGCTGGTCGCGACGCATCTGCCGTGGCGTTGGGAAGGCGTGCTGCATGAGCACCTGAGCTGCGACGCACCGCACACGTGGGCGCACCTGATGGCGCCTTCGATCGAGGTCTCGCGCGACGGCGCGCGTGCGCGCAGCGTCGACACCTGCCTGCGCGACATCGAGGTGCTGGAACGTGCGTTGCACGACGAACCCGATCACACGCGCTACCGCTTCTACTTGGCGCAGAGCTGCCGCGATGCGGGCCTGCTTGCTGAAGGCCGCGCGCACTACACGACGCGCGCAACCATGGGTGGATGGGACGAAGAGGTGTGGTTCTCGCTGTTCCAGGTGGCAGCGCTCGACGAGCGGCTCGGCGCCGATGCTGCGCAGGTGCGCGAGGGTTATCTCAAGGCGTACCAGATGCGACCGACGCGCGCGGAGCCGTTGTGCGCGCTGGCACGTTTCCATCGGCTGCGCGACGAGTTGGCGCTCGCGCATCTCTACGCGCAACAAGCGGCGGCCATCGCCTGTCCGTCGGATGCGCTGTATGTCGATGCGGCCGTGTACGCGTGGCGTGCGCTCGACGAACTCGTGGTGAGCGCCTATTACGCGAACGCTCCCGACCAAGGTCGGGAAGCGCTGCGGCGCCTGCTCGCGGAACAGAAGTTTCCCGATTCGGAGCAGGCGCGCATCGAAGGCAACCGAACGTCGTACGGGCTCTGA
- a CDS encoding heavy-metal-associated domain-containing protein has translation MSQKFQVSGMSCGHCVNAVQDAVQTVDPHAQVTVDLETGHVDVLSQQPRQDIVAAIENAGYAVQ, from the coding sequence ATGAGCCAGAAATTCCAGGTCTCCGGCATGAGCTGCGGCCATTGCGTGAACGCGGTCCAAGATGCGGTACAGACGGTCGATCCGCATGCACAGGTCACGGTCGATCTCGAAACCGGTCATGTGGACGTGTTGAGCCAGCAGCCGCGCCAGGACATCGTGGCCGCGATCGAGAACGCCGGCTACGCCGTTCAATGA
- a CDS encoding alpha/beta hydrolase codes for MSARDPSDPLSLVSPAVQRTAVVLLHGLCSTPDELLTVQSTLQRHGYAVQPLCIAGYSFDAAAPLQQAVPFERWLDTLEAHVKTLRRTHDRVMLVGISAGASLALGGAIRCGREVDALVLMSTTLRFDGWAVPRTRFLLPLAFYTPLGRFWQYRERPPYGVKNERVRTWIERELRHRQVSRAGSAVIGVGHLREHDRLIRHVRQRLNDVQCDQVLALHAREDEVASLSNLDLLVRGLRCASLRTVVLNNSYHMISIDNDRQQVVRETLAFAETVAHGPVPEPVFRVRGLSALHA; via the coding sequence ATGAGTGCACGCGATCCCTCCGATCCCTTGAGCCTGGTGTCCCCCGCCGTGCAGCGCACCGCGGTGGTTCTGCTCCATGGTTTATGCAGCACGCCTGACGAGTTGCTGACCGTGCAATCGACCTTGCAGCGCCACGGGTATGCGGTGCAGCCGCTGTGCATCGCGGGCTACTCGTTCGACGCCGCTGCGCCGCTGCAGCAGGCCGTGCCTTTCGAACGCTGGCTCGACACCCTCGAAGCGCACGTGAAAACGCTGCGGCGCACGCACGACCGCGTGATGCTGGTCGGCATCTCGGCCGGCGCCTCGCTGGCGCTGGGCGGCGCGATCCGTTGCGGGCGCGAGGTGGATGCATTGGTACTCATGTCGACCACGCTGCGCTTCGACGGCTGGGCCGTGCCACGCACGCGCTTTCTGCTGCCGCTGGCTTTCTACACGCCGCTGGGCCGCTTCTGGCAGTACCGCGAGCGCCCGCCCTACGGCGTGAAGAACGAGCGCGTGCGCACCTGGATCGAGCGTGAACTGCGCCATCGCCAGGTCTCGCGCGCTGGCAGCGCGGTGATCGGCGTGGGCCACCTGCGCGAGCACGACCGGCTGATCCGCCACGTGCGGCAGCGCCTGAACGACGTGCAGTGCGACCAGGTGCTGGCGCTGCATGCACGCGAGGACGAGGTGGCCAGCCTGTCGAACCTCGACCTGCTCGTGCGCGGGCTGCGCTGCGCCTCGCTGCGCACCGTGGTGTTGAACAACAGCTACCACATGATCAGCATCGACAACGACCGCCAGCAGGTGGTGCGCGAAACCCTCGCCTTCGCCGAGACCGTGGCCCACGGCCCGGTGCCCGAACCCGTGTTCCGCGTCCGCGGACTTTCTGCTCTTCACGCCTGA
- the cueR gene encoding Cu(I)-responsive transcriptional regulator, with product MAATTAPGRQVAIGEAARLSGVSARMVRHYEGLGLLPAVARTESGYRQYNDADIHTLRFIKRSRDLGFSMEEIAELVGLWHNRRRASSSVKRIAEKHLGELEQRIADMQSMRSTLAHLVHCCHGDARPDCPILDDLSQV from the coding sequence ATGGCGGCGACCACGGCCCCTGGCCGCCAGGTGGCCATCGGCGAGGCCGCGCGGCTGTCGGGCGTGTCTGCGCGCATGGTGCGCCACTACGAAGGTCTGGGCCTGCTGCCCGCGGTGGCGCGCACCGAGAGCGGCTACCGGCAGTACAACGACGCCGACATCCACACGCTGCGCTTCATCAAGCGCTCGCGCGATCTGGGTTTTTCGATGGAGGAAATCGCCGAACTGGTCGGCCTGTGGCACAACCGCCGCCGCGCCAGTTCGAGCGTGAAGCGCATCGCCGAAAAGCACCTCGGTGAACTCGAACAGCGCATCGCCGACATGCAGTCGATGCGCAGCACGCTCGCACACCTCGTGCATTGCTGCCATGGCGATGCGCGGCCCGACTGCCCGATCCTGGACGACCTGAGCCAGGTCTAG
- a CDS encoding YcjF family protein has product MTPSETKAIVTLSLLAAFVDGEKHERERAEIKRIAEGLSQADGVNLPTIYQDVLMKRVSLASVAGELKSAESRQLAYEMAVCMCDADGVQSEPERLFLMDVRSSLGLDASAAQFSQRAEDIAAAVPAAVAVTAATAATTAAPAPPQAPDSTELDRAILNAAILNGALELLPETLSTMAIIPLQMKLVYRIGQAHGYQLDTGHIKDFLATVGVGLTSQYLEQAGRKLLGGLLGKVGGGLLGGLGKQAVSSGMSFASTYALGHVAKRYYAGGRTLSTQMLKDAFSNVVKEGQGLQTQYLPAIQERARTLDTSQVLSLVKNA; this is encoded by the coding sequence ATGACACCTTCTGAAACAAAAGCGATCGTCACTTTGAGCCTGCTGGCGGCCTTCGTCGACGGCGAAAAGCACGAACGCGAGCGCGCCGAGATCAAGCGCATTGCCGAGGGCCTGTCGCAGGCCGACGGCGTGAACCTGCCGACGATCTACCAGGACGTGCTCATGAAGCGGGTGTCGCTGGCATCGGTGGCCGGCGAGCTGAAAAGCGCCGAGTCGCGGCAGCTGGCGTACGAGATGGCGGTGTGCATGTGCGACGCCGACGGCGTGCAGTCGGAGCCCGAGCGGCTCTTCCTGATGGACGTGCGCAGCTCGCTCGGCCTGGACGCCTCGGCGGCGCAGTTCTCGCAGCGGGCGGAAGACATTGCCGCCGCGGTGCCGGCGGCTGTGGCGGTAACGGCTGCAACGGCAGCAACGACCGCAGCCCCTGCGCCGCCGCAGGCGCCCGACAGCACCGAGCTGGACCGCGCGATCCTCAACGCCGCCATCCTCAACGGCGCGCTCGAGCTGCTGCCCGAGACGCTGTCGACCATGGCGATCATTCCGCTGCAGATGAAGCTGGTCTACCGCATCGGGCAGGCGCACGGCTACCAGCTGGACACCGGCCACATCAAGGATTTCCTGGCCACCGTGGGCGTGGGCCTGACCTCGCAGTACCTGGAGCAGGCCGGGCGCAAGCTGCTCGGCGGCTTGCTGGGCAAGGTCGGCGGCGGTCTGCTGGGCGGTCTCGGCAAGCAGGCCGTGAGCTCGGGCATGAGCTTCGCGTCGACCTATGCGCTCGGCCATGTGGCCAAGCGCTACTACGCGGGCGGGCGCACGCTGTCCACGCAGATGCTGAAGGACGCGTTCTCCAACGTGGTGAAGGAAGGACAGGGCCTGCAGACGCAGTACCTGCCGGCGATCCAGGAACGGGCGCGTACTTTGGACACGAGCCAGGTGCTGTCGCTCGTTAAAAACGCCTGA
- the creC gene encoding two-component system sensor histidine kinase CreC gives MTRRTRIFIGILLIYTAGIAFLLYRVVSDIDPRYRESAEESLVETSQLMASLVEQDVIAGAINTARLEPLFRSVYTREFSAQIYNLHKSRVELRVYVTDRTGRVMFDSLGRHLGNDYSQWSDVKRTLGGLYGARTSRDVDGDPRTSVMYVGAPIRWNDEIVGVVSVGKPVQSFGQFVEDARVRTIWVGVGSALALLLLTVIVSVWLVRPFGLIRDYWTWVRAQRSLSLSRMARRAVDAVRTGFGEMRDALTGRNYVADYVQTFTHEVKSPLSAIRGAAELLQEPQMPHDQRERFLKNIERETQRIQEIVDRMMELTALETRRTLDRTEPVALGPLIEDIAASAQPAAGRRGIQLIVNIREPAGVEGDPFLLRRAISNLLDNALDFSPPDSEVLLTLETTSRLARINVRDHGPGIPDYAQDKVFQKFYSLARPHSQKKSTGLGLAFVKEIATLHRGRIDLGNATRGGAVATLTLPLLSTHH, from the coding sequence ATGACGCGGCGCACGCGGATCTTCATCGGCATCCTGCTGATCTACACGGCGGGCATCGCCTTCCTGCTGTACCGCGTCGTCTCCGACATCGACCCGCGCTACCGCGAGTCGGCCGAAGAATCACTGGTCGAAACCTCGCAGCTCATGGCCAGCCTCGTCGAGCAGGACGTGATTGCCGGCGCGATCAACACGGCGCGGCTGGAGCCGCTGTTTCGCAGCGTCTACACGCGCGAGTTCTCGGCCCAGATCTACAACCTGCACAAGAGCCGGGTCGAGCTGCGCGTGTACGTCACCGACCGCACCGGCCGCGTGATGTTCGATTCGCTCGGCCGCCACCTGGGCAACGACTATTCGCAGTGGAGCGACGTGAAGCGCACGCTCGGCGGCCTGTACGGCGCGCGCACCTCGCGCGACGTCGACGGCGACCCGCGCACCTCCGTGATGTACGTCGGCGCACCGATCCGCTGGAACGACGAGATCGTCGGCGTCGTCAGCGTCGGCAAGCCGGTGCAGAGCTTCGGCCAGTTCGTCGAAGACGCACGCGTGCGCACCATCTGGGTCGGCGTCGGTTCGGCGCTGGCGCTGCTGCTGCTCACCGTGATCGTCTCGGTGTGGCTCGTGCGGCCCTTCGGCCTGATCCGCGACTACTGGACCTGGGTGCGCGCGCAGCGCAGCCTGAGCCTGTCGCGCATGGCGCGGCGCGCGGTCGATGCGGTGCGCACCGGCTTCGGCGAAATGCGCGATGCGCTCACCGGGCGCAACTACGTGGCCGACTACGTGCAGACCTTCACGCACGAAGTGAAGAGCCCGCTGTCGGCCATTCGCGGCGCGGCCGAGCTGCTGCAGGAACCGCAGATGCCGCACGACCAGCGCGAGCGTTTCCTGAAAAACATCGAACGCGAAACCCAGCGCATCCAGGAAATCGTCGACCGCATGATGGAGCTCACCGCGCTCGAAACGCGGCGCACCCTCGACCGCACCGAACCGGTGGCGCTGGGTCCACTCATCGAAGACATTGCCGCCAGCGCGCAACCCGCTGCGGGCCGGCGCGGCATCCAGCTGATCGTGAACATCCGCGAGCCCGCGGGCGTCGAAGGCGATCCGTTTCTGCTGCGCCGCGCGATCAGCAATCTGCTCGACAACGCGCTCGACTTTTCACCGCCCGACAGCGAGGTGCTGCTGACGCTGGAAACCACTTCGCGCCTCGCGCGCATCAATGTGCGCGACCACGGCCCGGGCATTCCGGACTACGCGCAGGACAAGGTCTTCCAGAAGTTCTATTCGCTCGCCCGGCCGCACAGTCAGAAGAAAAGCACGGGGCTGGGGCTGGCGTTCGTGAAGGAGATCGCGACGCTGCACCGGGGCCGCATCGACCTGGGCAACGCCACGCGCGGCGGCGCCGTGGCGACGCTCACGCTGCCGTTGTTGTCAACGCATCACTGA
- a CDS encoding heavy metal translocating P-type ATPase has product MEHIQPQPSSAAATLDLSVGGMTCASCVMRVERALKNVPGVQDVSVNLATESARIVATGGEDMALLLRRAVRAAGYEPRAESTAQDEAAAMSPWHGFMPVAVGLALSIPLMAPMLGDLVGQSWMLPPWVQLLLATPVQFWLGARFYRAGWHAAKARTGNMDLLVALGTSAAFGLSLWLWWRAATGEHAGHGMVPHLYFEASAVVITLVLLGKWLEARAKRQATSAIRALQQLRPEVAHLINARGKESDVPLADVMVGDRLAVRPGERVPADARVLEGQSEVDESMLTGEPLPVAKNPGDALTGGAVNGDGRMVIEVRAVGAESVLARIIRLVEDAQAAKAPIQRMVDQVAAVFVPVVLVIALVTFAGWMVAGAGVETALIHAVAVLVIACPCALGLATPVAVMAGTGVAAKHGILIKDARALEIAHRVDTVAFDKTGTLTVGRPVLTALLPAAGALANENDLLATAASLQGGSEHPLARAVLTAAAERGLQAPPLGAMQAMPGRGVRGEVNGATWAIASLRWCRELDAMPAEADIERLQSQGATVSALLRFDDAGSAHVQALLAFADEPKPQAAEAIRTLRARGLRVVMISGDNLRAAQAMAARLGIPDEDVRADVLPADKAEQVSALRKNGHVVAMVGDGANDAPALAAADVGIAMAPSGGGTDVAMEAAGITLMRGDLALVAEALELSGRTVAKIRQNLFWAFAYNVAGIPLAAFGLLSPVVAGAAMALSSVSVMANALLLRRWKPKHQQQQQH; this is encoded by the coding sequence ATGGAACACATTCAGCCCCAACCCTCCTCGGCCGCCGCCACGCTGGACCTCTCGGTCGGCGGCATGACCTGTGCCTCGTGCGTGATGCGTGTGGAGCGCGCACTCAAGAACGTGCCCGGCGTGCAGGACGTGAGCGTCAACCTCGCGACCGAGTCGGCCCGCATCGTGGCCACCGGCGGCGAGGACATGGCCCTGCTGCTGCGCCGTGCCGTGCGTGCCGCCGGCTACGAGCCGCGCGCCGAAAGCACCGCACAAGACGAGGCCGCGGCGATGTCGCCCTGGCACGGCTTCATGCCGGTGGCCGTCGGCCTGGCGCTGTCGATCCCGCTGATGGCGCCGATGCTCGGCGACCTCGTCGGCCAGAGCTGGATGCTGCCACCCTGGGTGCAGCTGCTGCTCGCGACGCCGGTGCAGTTCTGGCTCGGCGCGCGTTTCTACCGCGCGGGCTGGCATGCGGCCAAGGCCCGCACCGGCAACATGGACCTGCTGGTGGCGCTGGGCACCAGCGCAGCCTTCGGCCTGTCGCTGTGGTTGTGGTGGCGCGCTGCCACCGGCGAGCATGCGGGGCACGGCATGGTGCCGCACCTGTATTTCGAAGCCTCGGCGGTGGTGATCACGCTGGTCCTGCTGGGCAAGTGGCTCGAGGCGCGCGCCAAGCGCCAGGCCACCTCGGCGATCCGCGCGCTGCAGCAACTGCGGCCCGAAGTGGCGCACCTGATCAATGCACGCGGCAAGGAAAGCGACGTGCCGCTGGCCGACGTGATGGTCGGCGACCGGCTCGCCGTGCGCCCCGGCGAACGCGTGCCGGCCGATGCGCGCGTGCTCGAAGGGCAGTCCGAGGTCGATGAATCGATGCTCACGGGCGAACCGCTGCCCGTGGCCAAGAACCCCGGCGACGCATTGACCGGCGGCGCGGTGAACGGCGACGGCCGCATGGTCATCGAGGTGCGCGCGGTCGGCGCCGAGAGCGTGCTGGCGCGCATCATCCGGCTGGTCGAAGACGCGCAGGCCGCCAAGGCGCCGATCCAGCGCATGGTCGACCAGGTGGCGGCGGTGTTCGTGCCGGTGGTGCTGGTGATCGCACTCGTCACGTTCGCGGGCTGGATGGTCGCGGGTGCCGGCGTCGAAACGGCGCTGATCCATGCGGTGGCGGTGCTGGTGATCGCCTGTCCGTGTGCGCTGGGTCTTGCGACGCCGGTGGCGGTGATGGCGGGCACCGGCGTGGCTGCGAAGCACGGCATCCTCATCAAGGACGCACGCGCTTTGGAAATTGCACATCGCGTCGACACCGTGGCCTTCGATAAGACCGGCACGCTGACCGTGGGCCGCCCCGTGCTCACGGCGCTGCTGCCCGCGGCCGGTGCGCTGGCCAACGAGAACGACCTGCTCGCCACGGCCGCCAGCTTGCAAGGCGGCAGCGAGCATCCGCTCGCACGCGCTGTGTTGACGGCTGCTGCCGAACGCGGCCTGCAGGCGCCGCCGCTCGGTGCGATGCAGGCGATGCCGGGACGCGGCGTGCGCGGCGAAGTGAACGGCGCGACCTGGGCCATCGCGAGCCTGCGCTGGTGCCGCGAACTCGATGCGATGCCGGCTGAAGCCGACATCGAACGCTTGCAGTCGCAAGGCGCGACGGTCTCCGCACTGCTGCGCTTCGACGACGCCGGTTCCGCGCATGTGCAGGCATTGCTCGCCTTCGCCGACGAGCCGAAGCCGCAAGCTGCCGAAGCGATCCGCACGCTGCGTGCGCGCGGCCTTCGCGTGGTGATGATCTCGGGCGACAACCTGCGCGCAGCGCAGGCGATGGCGGCGCGGCTCGGCATTCCGGACGAAGATGTGCGCGCCGACGTGCTGCCGGCCGACAAGGCCGAGCAGGTGAGCGCGCTGCGCAAGAACGGCCACGTGGTGGCGATGGTCGGTGACGGTGCCAACGATGCGCCCGCACTGGCCGCGGCCGACGTGGGCATCGCGATGGCACCTTCAGGCGGCGGCACCGACGTGGCGATGGAAGCGGCCGGCATCACGCTGATGCGCGGCGACCTCGCCCTCGTGGCCGAAGCGCTCGAGCTCTCGGGCCGCACGGTGGCGAAGATCCGGCAGAACCTGTTCTGGGCCTTTGCCTACAACGTGGCCGGCATTCCGCTCGCGGCCTTCGGCTTGCTGAGCCCGGTGGTGGCCGGTGCGGCGATGGCGCTGTCGAGCGTGAGCGTGATGGCCAATGCGCTGTTGCTGCGGCGCTGGAAGCCGAAGCACCAGCAGCAACAACAGCACTGA
- a CDS encoding phosphopantetheine-binding protein has translation MSSSPTFNSIATILETDFRVERANISPTTALSDLGLDSLALMEFVFAVEDAFHLRIPEDRLDPREAGITLQRLCEVIDAEGEAVAAHTEPLAAAA, from the coding sequence ATGTCTTCCTCTCCCACCTTCAACAGCATCGCCACCATCCTCGAGACCGACTTCCGTGTGGAACGCGCGAACATCTCGCCCACCACTGCGCTGTCGGACCTCGGTCTCGATTCGCTCGCGCTCATGGAGTTCGTCTTCGCGGTGGAAGACGCCTTCCACCTGCGCATTCCCGAAGACCGGCTCGACCCGCGCGAAGCGGGCATCACGCTGCAACGGCTGTGCGAAGTGATCGATGCCGAAGGTGAAGCAGTCGCTGCACACACCGAACCCCTGGCAGCAGCGGCATGA
- a CDS encoding beta-ketoacyl-[acyl-carrier-protein] synthase family protein: MSSGAAHAVLAAASTAHTAAAPVHVSGIGFVTPLGRSIEALDDALFAGRSAVRAQTLEIPGMDPMAIAAATCDFDASGVRSASRLPLDRGTAMALAAAQDAAADAGLDLDTIDRDRLGVFWGSGLAGAGTFDATTRALYGEQRRMRPTTVLTVMPNAAVAELALHFGARGAALAYACACASSAVAIGEAMRAIRGGWIDIAIVGGHDAMLTPGVMASWYAMRVMAPPPVDAPASACRPFSADRAGFAIGEGAAALVLESEAHARARGAGAQPFVLSGYASNCDGTHITNPDPAGQVRAMRAALRDAGLTPSDIGHINAHGTATTAGDAAEAASIGELFGDAAPVSATKAIHGHVLGGGGAIELVAALRALAREALPPIAHLQTPDAAFNNVDFVRGTAREARGLRHVLSNSFAFGGTNAVIVASRRLADR, translated from the coding sequence ATGAGCAGCGGCGCCGCCCACGCCGTGCTCGCGGCGGCTTCGACCGCGCACACCGCCGCCGCCCCCGTGCACGTGAGCGGCATCGGCTTCGTCACGCCGCTCGGACGCAGCATCGAAGCCCTCGACGATGCGCTGTTCGCCGGCCGTTCCGCGGTGCGCGCACAGACGCTCGAGATCCCGGGCATGGACCCGATGGCGATCGCCGCCGCCACCTGCGACTTCGACGCCAGCGGCGTGCGCAGCGCCTCGCGCTTGCCGCTGGACCGCGGCACCGCGATGGCATTGGCCGCCGCACAGGATGCCGCGGCCGATGCCGGGCTCGACCTCGACACCATCGACCGCGACCGCCTCGGCGTCTTCTGGGGCAGCGGCCTGGCCGGCGCCGGCACCTTCGACGCCACCACGCGCGCGCTCTACGGCGAACAGCGCCGCATGCGCCCCACCACCGTGCTCACCGTGATGCCCAACGCGGCCGTCGCCGAACTGGCGCTGCACTTCGGCGCACGCGGTGCGGCGTTGGCCTATGCCTGCGCCTGTGCCTCGTCCGCGGTGGCCATCGGCGAAGCCATGCGCGCCATCCGCGGCGGCTGGATCGACATCGCCATCGTCGGCGGCCACGACGCCATGCTCACGCCCGGTGTGATGGCCAGCTGGTACGCGATGCGCGTGATGGCGCCGCCGCCGGTGGATGCGCCTGCGTCCGCGTGCCGTCCGTTCTCGGCCGACCGCGCGGGCTTCGCCATCGGCGAAGGTGCCGCGGCGCTGGTGCTCGAGTCGGAAGCCCATGCGCGGGCGCGCGGCGCCGGCGCGCAGCCCTTCGTGCTCAGTGGCTACGCGAGCAATTGCGACGGCACGCACATCACGAATCCCGATCCGGCCGGCCAAGTCCGCGCCATGCGTGCGGCGCTGCGCGATGCCGGGCTCACGCCGTCAGACATCGGCCACATCAACGCCCACGGCACGGCGACCACAGCGGGCGACGCCGCCGAAGCTGCGTCGATCGGTGAACTGTTCGGCGACGCCGCACCGGTCAGCGCGACCAAGGCGATCCACGGCCATGTGCTCGGCGGCGGTGGCGCCATCGAACTCGTGGCGGCGTTGCGCGCATTGGCCCGCGAGGCTCTGCCGCCCATCGCCCATCTGCAGACGCCGGATGCCGCGTTCAACAACGTGGATTTCGTGCGCGGCACCGCACGTGAGGCGCGGGGGCTGCGCCATGTGCTGTCGAATTCCTTCGCCTTCGGCGGCACCAACGCGGTGATCGTGGCGAGCCGGCGCCTGGCCGATCGTTGA